A genomic window from Sulfurospirillum multivorans DSM 12446 includes:
- a CDS encoding DUF3137 domain-containing protein encodes MKPRLASLLDYYYESMSPTLQALEEKRLAILSSLKKAALMLACLGTVLFFVLSRTNVFTPLHAFLLSAMSGFLIFMFIYRHERAGYDSLFKDLVIEKMIHFLDPSLIYAKMDSIDAHEYERSELFNEAYDRFSGKDLVRGEIEGVKVRFCDLHVEKKVRTKNGKEEWSDIFSGLFFVADFNKTFHAKVVVLPDVAERSLGILGTWLQGVNPSRGELIKLDHVAFEKLFVVYGDDQIESRYILSHALMERIVAFHQKIDKPLYLSFVDSKLFLALHYTKPLFEPILTRSLLEFKSIKDYFELLMMITNIVTEFKLNEKLWSKR; translated from the coding sequence TTGAAACCACGTCTTGCCTCTTTGCTGGATTATTACTACGAGTCAATGTCCCCAACGCTTCAAGCATTGGAAGAAAAGCGCTTAGCCATACTCTCTTCGCTTAAAAAAGCCGCGTTGATGCTTGCATGTTTGGGCACAGTGCTCTTTTTTGTTTTAAGTCGCACGAATGTTTTCACTCCCCTGCATGCTTTTTTGCTCAGCGCCATGAGTGGTTTCCTCATCTTTATGTTTATCTATCGCCATGAACGCGCAGGGTATGACTCGTTGTTTAAAGATCTGGTGATCGAGAAGATGATCCATTTTTTAGACCCTTCGCTGATCTACGCGAAAATGGATTCCATTGATGCGCATGAATATGAGCGTAGTGAGCTTTTTAACGAAGCCTATGATCGTTTTTCGGGTAAAGATTTGGTGCGTGGCGAGATCGAAGGGGTGAAGGTTCGTTTTTGCGATTTACATGTAGAGAAAAAAGTGCGTACCAAAAACGGTAAAGAGGAGTGGAGTGACATCTTCTCAGGGCTTTTTTTTGTGGCAGATTTTAACAAAACCTTTCATGCCAAAGTGGTCGTGCTTCCCGATGTGGCTGAGCGAAGTTTGGGAATTTTAGGCACATGGTTGCAAGGCGTGAATCCAAGCAGAGGCGAGCTTATCAAGCTTGATCATGTGGCATTTGAAAAGCTTTTTGTGGTGTATGGCGATGATCAGATCGAGAGCCGCTATATTTTATCGCATGCTTTGATGGAGCGCATTGTCGCATTTCATCAAAAAATCGACAAACCTCTGTACCTCTCGTTTGTGGATTCGAAGCTATTTTTAGCCCTGCACTACACCAAACCGCTCTTTGAGCCGATATTAACACGATCATTGTTAGAATTTAAATCGATCAAAGACTATTTTGAACTTTTAATGATGATTACGAACATTGTCACTGAATTTAAACTCAATGAAAAATTATGGAGTAAACGTTAA
- a CDS encoding flagellar basal body-associated FliL family protein codes for MFNERLLKLSLGFIFLLILLGFVTINYMLKDDSNQSSYEKTPSTQANNLSKNTKELSLDTIFINIKAQKYKILKADIALVLKNNATKKELQANMDNVRNAVLQYLSTMDANGLETLNGKDRLKEELIEMLEETFGYEIETIYIKNFILSP; via the coding sequence ATGTTTAATGAAAGACTACTCAAACTCTCTTTAGGTTTTATTTTTTTGTTGATTCTTCTTGGATTTGTTACAATTAATTATATGCTTAAAGACGATAGCAATCAATCTTCATACGAAAAAACTCCCTCAACGCAGGCTAACAATCTCAGTAAGAATACAAAAGAGCTGAGCCTTGATACGATTTTTATTAACATTAAAGCGCAAAAGTATAAGATTTTAAAAGCCGATATTGCGTTGGTTTTGAAAAACAATGCGACCAAAAAAGAGCTTCAAGCCAATATGGACAATGTGCGCAATGCTGTTTTACAGTATCTTAGCACCATGGATGCCAATGGTCTTGAAACGCTGAATGGTAAAGATCGCCTTAAAGAAGAGTTGATCGAGATGTTAGAAGAGACATTTGGGTATGAGATCGAGACGATTTACATTAAAAACTTTATTCTCTCTCCTTGA